The genomic segment AATCGCTTGGCTAAGCCCGAGTGTATTCAATCCAGCAGGCTCGGGCCACCATCAATCTATATGGCTCAGGCACCGCAACCGAAGACGACCGCATCAGGGCTTGGGCAAATCATGTCGCGTGCCTCCAATTCCTATGAGTGCGAATTATCTCGCAAAAGCTGAAGAAGTATTCTCTGAAGCCGATTGGGCAGCAGACTATGCGGCAGCGACATAGCGATAGAGTGTCGATGTCCCAATCCCAAGCTCGTTGGCTGCTTCCGGTACACTCATGCCGCCGTTGAGGAGCAAAAGGGCTTTGGAAATATCCTCTCCATCCAAAGCACGGGGGCGGCCAACATGGACACCACGTTCCTTTGCCGCCTGCATTCCGGCGCGTGTGCGCTCGACAATCAGAGCCCGCTCGAAATGCGCGATGGCACTCAGAATATGAAGCACCAGCTCACCGAACGCAGAATTGACGTCGATATATTCGCACAACGAACGAAACGCCACGCCGCGCTCATGCAAATCCACGACGATGTTGACCAGTTCGATCATTGAGCGCGCCATGCGATCCAATCGCCAGACGACGAACACATCCCCAGGCTGAACCATCTGCAGCGCAGCATATAGCTCTACCCGCTTGTCTGAGACACCTCCGACGCCGTGGTCTTGAAACACACGTTCGCATCCGGCTTTCCGCAGCGCATCAAGCTGCAGATCGAGATGTTGATCCTGAGTCGAAACTCTGGCGTAGCCATAAACGGTCATCGCATTGCTCCTCATGAGCTGAAAGCCACGGAAAGCGCGAGTCTGCCGTATTTATAGGGTTCCCTTCTGAAAACCGTGTCACGGCCATGTGTGGCGAGGTGAAAACCCGCAGGATTCCGTGACTTTCAACTGTGCTATTACTTTACAGCATCCTCTCTCTATACGGAACTGTTTTGAGAAACTTGAACACTGTCGTATGCGCCGCTCTTATAGGGCTCGCAGGAGCACCAGCACACGCAGACAACTTCACCAGCGCTCAAGTTCTGCAATGGGACCAAGAGGCCCAGGACTCGTATTTTCAGATTTCCGTCACAATGGCGGGAGCCGTAGCCGCTCAGAACGCCCCCGAAAAGGCCCGGTGTATCAATGACTGGTACTTCAAAACCGAAGCAGTAAAGCGGCTGCGAAACAACGAAATCCGTGACGCCGCCAAAGGTCACCCATCTTATCACCCTACAGGGGTCGTGTTGGCTGTTATCGAAAAAGCCTGCGGGGAATTGGTTTTCTAGAGCTTGGGTTTTGCAATCTGGGTAATTGAATCGTTTTGAGGCTCTCTAGGCTTGTTTACCAGAACGTCTTTCACGGCGTCAGGCATAGTCTCCTCAATGCGCTTCCTGTGTTTATCGAACTCATCGGGCATCATGGGATCATCTTCATCATCAAAGCGATGCCGCGCCGGACCGAGAACATCATGGCGGTAGCGCTCAATGTCTTCAAAGCGCTCCCGTGCCTTGTCCGCTTCCCTGCGGGCGGCCAGATAATCCTCGTAGCTCGGCGCGCCATCCTTCCAGACGATTGAGGCGGCATCCTCTTCGGACACCTTGTGCCCGTCTGCCGTAAAGACATTGCCGTTTGCATCGCGGAACACGGCCCGGCCATCGGGCAAGTGGTTTGCATTGTCCATCACATCGTCCAGGGCGGCGTTGGCTTGCTGGTAGGCCGTTTGTGCTTCTAGTAGTGCCGCTTCCGTGACCTGCTCGACATCCCGCAGGAAGTCTCCAAATTCCTGACGCGCGGTAGCATAGGCGGGGTCGGAATTAATCAGGTCTAGCAGGCGGTTGAGTTCTTGAGATTTAGCTCGCTCCTTGCGCTCTTTTTCCTGCCGGGAACGCGGCGTGCTGCCTTCATCGAAGAAACGTGTTTCTTTTGCTCCACCTGCACCGGATAGCTCGCGTTGCTGATCTATGAATTCAGCTCCGTTGCCGTGAGTTTCATCACTCATGCCACCCCCGATCCGGGCGACGAGCGGCGCGGGCCTACAGCCCCGCAAACAGAGTTTGTTCCTGGGGAACAAACTCTACTGTTCAAGACATCGCGCCCCGATGTCCCCCCCAGTCCAAATAACCTATTCTGGCAAAAGGAAGTCATACACACACCTCTTAATTATTCCCACTATTGTACCACATTACACCGTATACGTGCAAATTAATGCATTCGCCCCGACCCGAGAGCCGGGGCGAACGCATTAATCGATAAATCCGAATATCGCCGATGCTTCGGCATGGTCGGCAGCAAACTCCCGCAGGGCGTAGAATTTCTCCGCCATATGCTGAGGGTTGGCGCTCTCAAACGAGAGGTTGCCCAATACAAGCAGGCAAACGGCTATCCCGGCGGCCTCAGCAGACATCTCTCCCTCGAAGTAGTTGAGGTCCCAATGCATGGTGAAGCGATCATCCGATGCCGGGGCGATGAAAAAGCCCCCATTTGAGAGGGAGCAGAAGTCCCAGTAGCCGCCGCTGTAGTCGGGAGAGGCTTTATCCATAATGTGAAAGACCAGGCTTTCAAATCGCAGATAGTCGGCTCCGGCCTGCCGGGGCAGGAAGCCGAGGCGTTCGGCCTCCTGCACGCGGGTTTTGGTGATGATGGAGGTCTCCATTATGCGGCCTCCTTCTTGGCTTCGGTTTTTGCCTCGGCTTTGAGCTGCTCAATGCGGTCATATGCACGGCGTGCGAGGTTTGCGACACGAAGCGTTTCACGCGGGGTGTAGCTGGTGCTTTGCTTCCAGTCGTCATCAGCCTTGTAGGAGCGGATGATGCTGACGGCATACATGTCGCCTCCTTGGGTCTGGTTCCGCCAGATGGTTGCGGTGATGAGGCCGTCGCGAAGCTTTTCGATGGGTTTGTCTGGCATTGTAGTCTCCTCTTGTTTGAGGCTGGTGAATTCCAGCCTGTGAGGAGCGCAAAAGGATGGAGCGTACCCGCCGCGCATGGCCCACACGTTTGTGCGGGCCGGCCATTGCGCGCCCGCCAGGGGCAGCGGGGCCGCTCTATCCTAGCTTTTCACGGTTGGTCTGGGATTTGTCGAAATCGGGAGGTGAGTGAGCATGTTTAAAACCAGAAGGAAGACAGTGATTGGCTCTTGATCATTGCTGGTCTGCTCACAGAAGAACTATGCGCGGAAAAGCGCTGCTTCATGTCAGTAAAAAGGCATCGTTGTGATATTCATAGGCTTTGTAACAGTAAAAAAATATGTGCTCGGATACATGCGTTTGCTGATTAAAAATCAATTTGATATCCAAATGCGAAATTTTGCCCGCCATTTATCGGATAGCTCTTGCCACGCGAATTCCACAGCCTATGGTCGCTTAGTCAGTGAAATTAAGTGATGGTGGCTTGGGTCAAATGGTTGAAGTCCGCTTGAGAGATAGGGGAACAGCAAACAGCCACCAAAAATAATGGGCGGAGGGTGTCGTGGGTGCATCTAGGCTGAGATTAGCGGATGGAATTGTACACATTGATCCGCGGAAAAGGATTGGCAGTTTCTATATTTGCCAGCGTTTCATTACGATTGCGGTCGCGCATGTTGGTGATATCTTGGCCTTTGATGCCGGATCCCAAGTCGAGTTGTTACATCGCATAGAAGTTGATGGTGATCACCCGCTTCGCACACTGGGCGACGCTCTGACGTGGCTTGATATGGTCGCCCCGGATATCGACGTGCTTGAGATTGCTGTTTCGGGGCGGTTTCTTTCCCTTGCTGAAAAAGACGCTCCTGTGGCTGATCGTTATGCGAGATGGGCGGCGGGACCTAATGAGCCGGTCTGGTGGAATTCTGATATCTATCAGTTTGTGCTTGCGTACTTTCAGAACAGAGCTGAGGAGAAGTGTGTTCCTCAGCCAATTGTCCGCATATCCACAGACACTAAAAGCGCCGCGACCTGGGAAAGTCACTACGAGTCGATACGTGATACGGCTAATGGGCGCGGACCAATTTTGACCATTCGTAATTGTTCGTTTTCCGATGTTTCGGACGGGATGGATTCTGGACTGAGTGCGCTGGCCTTGCGTGATTGTGCAACTATGCTGCTGCCAGCAGCTGTGTTTCGATCGGGTGACTATCGAGGTTGTCGGGACTGGTTTCCAGGCAAGCTCCGTGGCCTGAAGCCGAATGCCCCTCAAGAGGCAACATTCGATCAGTTGACCAACGTCGCGGCGGTGGAGAAACGCGCATTCTTTCTAGGCCGAAGCCAAAAGCGAGTTTCTTTCGCTGACATTGTTATGGATGATCGGTCTCCATTTGAGAAGGATGCATTGATGGCTCCAGCTACCTATGTAGGTATGATGGCACGCTTATTGTTCGAAAGGGTGGACAATATAAAGGCGATTGTACCGCACGGCCAGGTTGCGACGGGGGATGGGTCGCAAGAGTATCGTGATGCATATCTGGAAACGGCTAGGACGTCATTCGACTATTATGGCAAGTTTGCGCGGTTAGGTCGCTATCAGCTTGCCAAAAAGGCTCCCCCGGCAGAGGAACTACTTCGGATTCGTAGCCACCCTAATCTGGTCACTGTGGGGGCCCTGTTGAGGGGCGCGAAACGGCTTGTACCGAGCTGATAGAATGTTGGGCGCCCTTTTTTCGTGAAATTCCCGAGGATTTCTTGGGGAATTTGATGAATCCTACTTGCTCTAACTTGATTAGTTAATTATTCGAAGTCGCCTAACATGGTAAGAAACAGGAAACTTTCCTGTGGATAAGTTCGGCTGTTAGGTTGTTTTTGCTTGTGATGCGATGCCCCAGAAAAAGAAGATACTTGGCAGCAATGTTAAATCGAATGAGGTCGCACCCATTGGGGGTGACGGTAACTTTAGTATCAAAGAAAGTTTGACGGCAAATATTCAGCTAACGGATGAAATTATTGAGGCTGCAAAGTCGGATGGTTTGAGACTTGAGGACTGGGTGGCGCAAAGGATTTCGCGAGTGATGCTTGGGGCTGAAACCTCAGTCTCATTCAGCAGGGATAGTCGGGCTAACATCTCTGTGGATGTCAGAATGCCAAACAAATACGCTGATAAATTGGGCTCAATAGCAAAGAATAGGAAGCAAAGGATTCCGTCTTTGGCATCTCGACTTATTGCGGATTTTATCGCTGCGCATGATGATATCGATCCGCAAAACTTGCCATTCTTCGAAACTCCACGAGCTGGACGTATCCCTGCTAAGTTAAAAGCCGACCAAGAGAAGCTTCGAAATAGTCTGGCCCGC from the uncultured Hyphomonas sp. genome contains:
- a CDS encoding antirestriction protein, whose product is METSIITKTRVQEAERLGFLPRQAGADYLRFESLVFHIMDKASPDYSGGYWDFCSLSNGGFFIAPASDDRFTMHWDLNYFEGEMSAEAAGIAVCLLVLGNLSFESANPQHMAEKFYALREFAADHAEASAIFGFID
- a CDS encoding recombinase family protein, whose translation is MTVYGYARVSTQDQHLDLQLDALRKAGCERVFQDHGVGGVSDKRVELYAALQMVQPGDVFVVWRLDRMARSMIELVNIVVDLHERGVAFRSLCEYIDVNSAFGELVLHILSAIAHFERALIVERTRAGMQAAKERGVHVGRPRALDGEDISKALLLLNGGMSVPEAANELGIGTSTLYRYVAAA